A stretch of Mesorhizobium sp. M2A.F.Ca.ET.046.03.2.1 DNA encodes these proteins:
- a CDS encoding LysR family transcriptional regulator has translation MNIHDLEAFVAVVETGSIVGASARLNLTQPGVTRRVQNLEERLATPLLDRQSKPLKPTASGREAYEHGRRVLRSLEDLKAGVSPAGEVRGEFRLGVMPYLSTSALSEPLDSLRAAFPQLTLKITSSLSPRLVEQVLHSEIDAVAVCLAEGVAPPPELVGDDLGVQAVLLVASPSLGVPKPAELDDLARYPWVLNETGCGFRAFIRHRFEAARLPFHVGVEAQVADLRMSLVARGHGIGVVTPGALSGSQWRDAVEVVDCPGFKPQVRCWLLHRPPAGRLARPIAVFREALAEALKGPMPLIS, from the coding sequence ATGAACATCCATGATCTCGAAGCCTTCGTCGCCGTCGTCGAAACCGGCTCGATCGTCGGTGCTTCGGCGAGGCTCAACCTCACCCAGCCCGGCGTGACGCGTCGGGTGCAGAATCTCGAGGAGCGGCTGGCGACGCCCTTGCTCGACCGCCAGTCGAAGCCGCTCAAACCCACCGCATCCGGCCGCGAGGCCTATGAGCATGGCCGCCGCGTGCTGCGCTCGCTGGAGGACCTGAAGGCGGGCGTCTCGCCGGCGGGCGAGGTGCGTGGTGAGTTCCGCCTCGGCGTCATGCCCTATCTCTCGACCAGCGCGCTGTCCGAGCCGCTCGACAGTCTTCGCGCGGCATTCCCGCAGCTGACGCTGAAGATCACCTCGAGCCTCTCGCCGCGCCTTGTGGAGCAGGTGCTGCACAGCGAGATCGACGCGGTGGCCGTCTGCCTCGCCGAGGGCGTCGCGCCGCCGCCCGAACTCGTCGGCGACGATCTCGGCGTGCAGGCGGTGCTGCTGGTGGCCTCGCCAAGCCTCGGCGTGCCGAAGCCCGCCGAGCTCGACGATCTTGCGCGCTACCCTTGGGTGCTCAACGAAACCGGCTGCGGCTTCCGCGCCTTCATCCGCCACCGTTTCGAGGCGGCGCGGCTGCCTTTCCATGTCGGCGTCGAGGCGCAGGTCGCGGACCTGAGAATGTCGCTGGTCGCGCGTGGCCACGGCATCGGCGTCGTCACGCCCGGCGCGCTGTCGGGCAGCCAATGGCGCGACGCGGTCGAGGTGGTCGACTGCCCCGGCTTCAAGCCGCAGGTGCGCTGCTGGCTGCTCCACCGCCCCCCGGCCGGCAGGCTGGCACGCCCGATCGCGGTCTTCCGCGAGGCGCTGGCCGAGGCGCTGAAGGGCCCGATGCCGCTGATATCGTAA
- a CDS encoding GIY-YIG nuclease family protein yields the protein MTGYVYMTASQKGGTIYIGVTNDLARRMPEHKNGQGSRFTSRYGVQRLVWYEEYFNIADAIQREKSLKRWPRKWKIELIEKTNPEWSELFRGAGW from the coding sequence ATGACAGGTTACGTGTATATGACCGCGAGCCAGAAAGGCGGCACGATCTACATCGGTGTCACCAACGACCTCGCGCGTCGGATGCCCGAGCACAAGAACGGCCAAGGCTCGCGTTTCACCAGCCGCTACGGCGTGCAACGTCTAGTCTGGTACGAGGAATACTTCAATATCGCCGATGCCATACAGCGCGAGAAATCGCTCAAGCGCTGGCCACGAAAATGGAAGATCGAACTGATCGAGAAGACCAATCCAGAATGGTCCGAGCTCTTTCGCGGGGCGGGCTGGTAA
- the xth gene encoding exodeoxyribonuclease III, whose amino-acid sequence MKLATFNINNINSRLENLLAWLARAKPDVVCLQELKSRDTQFPLTRLANAGYGAVWKGEPTWNGVAILARGAEPVLTRDALPGDDADRQARYIEAAVDGVVIACLYAPNGNPRPGPKFDYKLAWHQRFAAHATDLLDTGLPVALAGDFNIVPEPRDIYETRSYDDNALVQPESRAAFAALIEQGWTDALRKVFPREEKLYTFWDYRRNRWPRDAGLRLDHILLSKKLARKLKAAGIDREQRGRENPSDHAPVWVELG is encoded by the coding sequence ATGAAACTCGCCACCTTCAACATCAACAACATCAACAGCCGGTTGGAAAACCTGCTCGCCTGGCTCGCGCGGGCAAAACCCGATGTCGTCTGCCTGCAGGAGCTGAAATCCCGCGACACGCAGTTCCCGCTGACCCGGCTTGCCAATGCCGGCTATGGCGCGGTGTGGAAGGGCGAGCCGACCTGGAACGGCGTCGCTATCCTAGCGCGCGGCGCCGAGCCCGTGCTGACGCGCGACGCGCTGCCCGGCGACGATGCCGACCGCCAGGCCCGCTACATCGAGGCCGCGGTCGACGGCGTCGTCATCGCCTGCCTCTACGCGCCGAACGGCAACCCGCGGCCGGGCCCGAAATTCGACTACAAGCTCGCCTGGCACCAGCGCTTCGCCGCGCATGCGACCGATCTCCTCGATACCGGCCTGCCGGTGGCGCTTGCCGGCGATTTCAACATCGTGCCCGAACCGCGCGACATCTATGAGACACGCTCTTATGACGACAACGCGCTGGTGCAGCCTGAAAGCCGCGCCGCCTTCGCGGCACTGATCGAGCAGGGCTGGACGGACGCGCTGCGCAAGGTTTTTCCCAGGGAAGAAAAACTCTACACCTTCTGGGATTACCGCCGGAACCGCTGGCCGCGCGATGCCGGATTACGGCTCGACCACATCCTGCTGTCGAAGAAGCTGGCGCGGAAACTGAAAGCGGCCGGTATCGATCGCGAGCAGCGGGGAAGGGAAAACCCCAGCGACCATGCGCCGGTCTGGGTGGAGTTGGGCTGA
- a CDS encoding MFS transporter has product MNGTDNARIATAELVERPRHACGSTITPSQTLLFAASVGIIVTNLFAPQTLVGLIGPSLGAAASESGLVSMATLLGYAAGLFFLVPLSDLVENRVLVLRMLCAAVLAAAVASFAPSATSLLVVLFILGAACSCIQVLVPVAASMAPPGQEGRVIGDVMSGLMIGILLSRPIASLVADAFGWRAFYGISAAALALLAILLGLTLPRRRPLAQARYAGLIASLVLLLRQEPVLRRRAFTASLVMAAFSVFWTAVALRLAAPPFDLGQKGIALFALVGAGGAAVTPVFGRAGDRGFTRSATVLCHLVLIAALCLAAWAGAAKAGGAWLPLILMGVSAVLLDIGVTGDQTLGRRAVNLLQPKARGRINGLFVGIFFIGGAIGSLLAGLAWAWGGWTAVCATGAVFGVVALVVDWVE; this is encoded by the coding sequence ATGAACGGAACAGACAATGCGCGGATCGCCACGGCCGAGCTCGTCGAACGGCCGCGACATGCCTGCGGCAGCACCATCACCCCGTCCCAGACCCTGCTGTTTGCCGCTTCGGTCGGCATCATCGTCACCAATCTGTTCGCGCCGCAGACACTGGTCGGGCTGATCGGGCCGTCGCTCGGCGCCGCGGCATCGGAGAGCGGCTTGGTCTCGATGGCCACCCTGCTCGGCTATGCGGCCGGGCTGTTCTTCCTGGTGCCGCTGTCGGATCTGGTCGAGAACCGCGTGCTGGTGCTGCGCATGCTGTGCGCGGCCGTGCTCGCGGCAGCGGTCGCTTCGTTCGCGCCGTCCGCCACCTCGCTGCTGGTTGTGCTGTTCATCCTCGGCGCCGCCTGTTCCTGCATCCAGGTGCTGGTGCCGGTGGCGGCCTCGATGGCGCCGCCGGGCCAGGAAGGTCGCGTCATCGGCGACGTGATGAGCGGGCTGATGATCGGCATCCTGCTGTCGCGTCCGATCGCCAGCCTCGTCGCCGACGCTTTCGGCTGGCGTGCCTTCTACGGCATCAGCGCCGCGGCGCTGGCGCTGCTTGCCATCCTGCTCGGCCTCACCTTGCCGAGACGGCGGCCGCTGGCGCAGGCGCGCTATGCGGGGCTCATCGCCTCGTTGGTTCTGCTTCTGCGCCAGGAACCGGTGCTGCGCCGCCGCGCCTTCACGGCGAGCCTGGTGATGGCCGCCTTCAGCGTGTTCTGGACGGCGGTGGCGCTGCGCCTCGCCGCTCCGCCCTTCGACCTAGGCCAGAAAGGCATTGCGCTTTTCGCGCTGGTCGGCGCCGGGGGTGCGGCGGTGACGCCTGTCTTCGGCCGCGCCGGCGACCGCGGCTTCACGCGCTCCGCAACGGTCCTCTGCCATCTCGTGCTGATCGCGGCGCTCTGCCTTGCCGCATGGGCGGGCGCGGCCAAGGCCGGCGGGGCGTGGCTGCCGCTCATCCTCATGGGCGTCAGCGCCGTGCTGCTCGATATCGGCGTCACCGGCGACCAGACGCTGGGCCGCCGCGCGGTGAATCTCCTGCAGCCCAAGGCGCGCGGCCGCATCAACGGGCTGTTCGTCGGCATCTTCTTCATCGGTGGCGCGATCGGCTCGCTGCTGGCCGGCCTCGCCTGGGCCTGGGGCGGCTGGACCGCGGTGTGCGCGACAGGCGCGGTATTCGGGGTGGTGGCGCTGGTGGTGGATTGGGTGGAGTAG
- a CDS encoding putative RiPP precursor → MKKVYEKPTLVLRGRLGAITAANAPVVLSNPPQ, encoded by the coding sequence ATGAAGAAAGTCTACGAGAAGCCCACTTTGGTTCTTAGAGGCAGGCTTGGGGCGATCACCGCCGCGAATGCGCCTGTGGTGTTGTCCAACCCGCCGCAATAA
- a CDS encoding transposase: protein MHGTELVIPYVRHEGEMIRMVDRVLGQLSLADGLVWSDVTELDQISRVIDWVPIKALLGQRSGPGRGNISYPAEALLRCLLLGVWNNLSDPSLEAQLRDRLSFRRFAGFSLSDPTPDHSTLWRFREELKCDGLIDRVFYEITRQLEQKGLIVKRGTLIDASFMQAAARPPAKPKKGEEATARPSADGEHVGDARATRPCSAIRCTTASTMLIR, encoded by the coding sequence TTGCACGGAACTGAGTTGGTGATTCCGTATGTCCGGCATGAAGGGGAGATGATTCGGATGGTCGATCGCGTGCTTGGACAACTGAGCCTTGCGGATGGGCTGGTGTGGTCGGATGTGACGGAGCTTGACCAGATCTCGCGAGTGATCGACTGGGTGCCGATCAAGGCGCTTCTTGGTCAGCGCAGCGGACCAGGACGGGGCAATATTAGCTATCCGGCCGAGGCCTTGCTGCGCTGTCTGCTGCTTGGCGTGTGGAACAATCTCAGCGATCCTTCGCTGGAGGCACAACTGCGCGACCGGCTGTCGTTCCGCCGCTTTGCCGGTTTCAGCCTGTCGGACCCCACGCCGGACCATTCGACGTTGTGGCGTTTCCGCGAGGAGCTGAAGTGCGATGGGCTGATCGACCGGGTGTTTTATGAGATCACGCGGCAGCTTGAGCAGAAGGGGCTGATCGTCAAGCGCGGCACGTTGATTGATGCCTCCTTCATGCAGGCCGCCGCGCGCCCGCCGGCGAAGCCGAAGAAGGGTGAGGAGGCGACGGCGCGGCCATCGGCTGATGGCGAGCACGTTGGGGACGCAAGGGCAACAAGACCGTGTTCGGCTATAAGGTGCACAACGGCGTCGACGATGCTCATACGCTGA
- a CDS encoding transposase has protein sequence MFGYKVHNGVDDAHTLIRRMDFTDASVTDTEPADGLIIGDEKAAYGDQAYYTHARHARLKQASIKDRLMHRANKHHPLTPRQKQRNRLISKVRAAVERPFAVFKQRYGMRRLRFFNLATNRTQCMLAGCGYNLQRAAAVLFPKRKPA, from the coding sequence GTGTTCGGCTATAAGGTGCACAACGGCGTCGACGATGCTCATACGCTGATCCGGCGCATGGACTTCACGGATGCATCGGTCACCGATACCGAGCCGGCCGACGGCCTGATCATCGGGGACGAGAAGGCGGCCTATGGCGACCAAGCCTACTACACCCATGCCCGCCATGCCCGGCTGAAGCAGGCCAGCATCAAGGACCGGCTGATGCACAGAGCCAACAAGCACCATCCGCTGACGCCGCGTCAGAAGCAGCGCAACCGGCTGATCTCGAAGGTGCGGGCGGCAGTGGAGCGGCCGTTTGCAGTGTTCAAGCAGCGCTACGGCATGCGGCGACTGCGCTTCTTCAACCTTGCGACCAACCGGACGCAGTGCATGCTTGCCGGCTGCGGCTACAATCTGCAAAGAGCGGCCGCAGTCCTCTTCCCAAAGAGGAAGCCGGCATGA
- a CDS encoding tetratricopeptide repeat protein: MIVPGAVFGVVGALAAFPLRLAAREVERRHAELRRGVTRRTTHVVFGRALLAKAKSGDAEIERRAKAEREAGRQLISENGFLRLLGLMKAPDASSLSRQSLIDQSRLAGGDLDMLSLFDAFEHDGEPYSFRDLILARKYAGLIASGATWGAIARSVHRSGPVASLTAKSLNLGSQHGRRDAIYLEDGTSELDGQLLFDLGSPEDDTLEELFTEAEMAEEEERHDDAAALYQRCLAIDPKDAIAAFNRANCLRGAGRIAEAAHDYARAIKLDPGFVEAWFNLAGLMSDGGKVASARRHLQKAIALDKTYADPVFNLARLEFDAGDLTEARRLWVRYLELDSESEWARTAQKGIQFVDLHMARTAG, encoded by the coding sequence GTGATCGTTCCAGGCGCCGTCTTCGGCGTCGTCGGCGCGCTGGCCGCCTTTCCGCTGCGGCTCGCCGCGCGCGAGGTCGAGCGCCGCCATGCGGAGCTGAGGCGCGGCGTCACCCGCCGCACCACTCATGTCGTGTTCGGTCGCGCGCTTCTGGCCAAGGCGAAATCCGGCGACGCCGAGATCGAGCGCCGCGCCAAGGCCGAACGCGAAGCTGGCCGGCAACTCATCAGCGAGAACGGTTTCCTGCGCCTGCTCGGCCTGATGAAGGCGCCCGACGCCTCGTCGCTGTCCCGGCAATCGCTGATCGACCAGTCGCGGCTTGCGGGCGGCGATCTCGACATGCTCTCGCTGTTCGACGCTTTCGAGCATGACGGCGAGCCTTATTCCTTCCGCGACCTGATCCTGGCTCGCAAATATGCCGGGCTGATCGCCAGCGGCGCCACCTGGGGCGCGATCGCGCGATCGGTGCACCGTTCCGGCCCGGTCGCATCGCTCACGGCAAAATCGCTCAATCTCGGCTCGCAGCACGGCCGACGGGACGCGATTTATCTCGAGGATGGGACGAGCGAGCTCGACGGCCAGTTGCTGTTCGACCTCGGCTCGCCGGAAGACGACACGCTGGAAGAGCTCTTCACCGAGGCCGAGATGGCGGAAGAAGAAGAGCGCCATGACGATGCGGCCGCGCTCTACCAGCGCTGCCTGGCGATCGACCCGAAGGACGCCATCGCCGCCTTCAACCGCGCCAACTGCCTGCGCGGCGCCGGCCGGATCGCCGAAGCGGCGCATGACTATGCCCGGGCGATCAAGCTCGACCCCGGTTTCGTCGAAGCCTGGTTCAACCTCGCCGGGCTGATGAGCGACGGGGGCAAGGTGGCGTCGGCAAGGCGGCACCTGCAGAAGGCGATCGCCCTCGACAAGACCTATGCCGACCCGGTGTTCAACCTGGCGCGGCTGGAGTTCGACGCGGGCGATCTGACGGAGGCGCGGCGGCTGTGGGTGCGCTATCTGGAGCTGGACTCGGAGTCCGAATGGGCGCGGACTGCGCAGAAGGGAATCCAGTTCGTGGATTTGCACATGGCGCGCACGGCGGGGTAG
- a CDS encoding alpha/beta fold hydrolase, which produces MTHFLFDGFDTAPVTILLAHGAGASMDSPSMTATAKALAAAGFQVARFEFHYMAARRYGHRKPPPRAETVNPEYVKAIADLRAKGVTGKLIIGGKSMGGRVASMVADEMFEKGEIVGLACLGYPFHPPGKPEQLRTKHLLDLKTPALIFQGTRDEFGAKEEVATYGLSSAIEMIWLEDGDHDLKPRKAISGFSTADHLKTVAETMVAKFAQPSASSS; this is translated from the coding sequence ATGACCCACTTCCTCTTCGACGGCTTCGACACTGCTCCCGTCACCATCCTGCTCGCCCATGGCGCCGGCGCGTCGATGGACTCGCCTTCGATGACCGCCACCGCCAAGGCGCTCGCGGCGGCCGGCTTCCAGGTCGCGCGCTTCGAGTTCCACTATATGGCCGCGCGCCGCTATGGCCACCGCAAGCCGCCGCCGCGCGCCGAGACGGTCAACCCGGAATATGTGAAGGCGATCGCCGATCTGCGCGCCAAAGGCGTGACCGGCAAGCTGATCATCGGCGGCAAGTCGATGGGCGGCCGCGTCGCCTCGATGGTCGCCGACGAGATGTTTGAAAAAGGCGAAATCGTTGGTCTCGCCTGCCTCGGCTACCCGTTCCATCCGCCAGGCAAGCCGGAGCAGTTGCGGACAAAGCATCTCCTTGACCTGAAGACGCCGGCACTGATCTTCCAAGGCACGCGCGATGAGTTCGGCGCCAAGGAGGAGGTCGCGACCTACGGCCTTTCCTCGGCGATAGAGATGATTTGGCTGGAGGACGGCGACCACGATCTGAAGCCGCGCAAGGCGATCTCGGGTTTTTCGACTGCGGATCATTTGAAGACGGTGGCGGAGACAATGGTGGCTAAGTTCGCGCAGCCCTCGGCTTCGTCATCCTAG
- a CDS encoding IS5 family transposase, giving the protein MVDRVLGQLSLADGLVWSDVTELDQISRVIDWVPIKALLGQRSGPGRGNISYPAEALLRCLLLGVWNNLSDPSLEAQLRDRLSFRRFAGFSLSDPTPDHSTLWRFREELKCDGLIDRVFYEITRQLEQKGLIVKRGTLIDASFMQAAARPPAKPKKGEEATARPSADGEARWGRKGNKTVFGYKVHNGVDDAHTLIRRMDFTDASVTDTEPADGLIIGDEKAAYGDQAYYTHARHARLKQASIKDRLMHRANKHHPLTPRQKQRNRLISKVRAAVERPFAVFKQRYGMRRLRFFNLATNRTQCMLAGCGYNLQRAAAVLFPKRKPA; this is encoded by the coding sequence ATGGTCGATCGCGTGCTTGGACAACTGAGCCTTGCGGATGGGCTGGTGTGGTCGGATGTGACGGAGCTTGACCAGATCTCGCGAGTGATCGACTGGGTGCCGATCAAGGCGCTTCTTGGTCAGCGCAGCGGACCAGGACGGGGCAATATTAGCTATCCGGCCGAGGCCTTGCTGCGCTGTCTGCTGCTTGGCGTGTGGAACAATCTCAGCGATCCTTCGCTGGAGGCACAACTGCGCGACCGGCTGTCGTTCCGCCGCTTTGCCGGTTTCAGCCTGTCGGACCCCACGCCGGACCATTCGACGTTGTGGCGTTTCCGCGAGGAGCTGAAGTGCGATGGGCTGATCGACCGGGTGTTTTATGAGATCACGCGGCAGCTTGAGCAGAAGGGGCTGATCGTCAAGCGCGGCACGTTGATTGATGCCTCCTTCATGCAGGCCGCCGCGCGCCCGCCGGCGAAGCCGAAGAAGGGTGAGGAGGCGACGGCGCGGCCATCGGCTGATGGCGAGGCACGTTGGGGACGCAAGGGCAACAAGACCGTGTTCGGCTATAAGGTGCACAACGGCGTCGACGATGCTCATACGCTGATCCGGCGCATGGACTTCACGGATGCATCGGTCACCGATACCGAGCCGGCCGACGGCCTGATCATCGGGGACGAGAAGGCGGCCTATGGCGACCAAGCCTACTACACCCATGCCCGCCATGCCCGGCTGAAGCAGGCCAGCATCAAGGACCGGCTGATGCACAGAGCCAACAAGCACCATCCGCTGACGCCGCGTCAGAAGCAGCGCAACCGGCTGATCTCGAAGGTGCGGGCGGCAGTGGAGCGGCCGTTTGCAGTGTTCAAGCAGCGCTACGGCATGCGGCGACTGCGCTTCTTCAACCTTGCGACCAACCGGACGCAGTGCATGCTTGCCGGCTGCGGCTACAATCTGCAAAGAGCGGCCGCAGTCCTCTTCCCAAAGAGGAAGCCGGCATGA
- a CDS encoding amidase — protein MPTLHLVEASIADLRRALEDGTVTNVELVAAYLRRIAHYDRHGIALNAVPVLNPDMFAEAEASDRRRRAGEALGPLDGIPYTAKDSYKAKGLTVAAGSPAFEHLVATEDAFTIAQLRAAGAVLIGLTNMPPMANGGMQRGVYGRAESPYNKDFLTAAFASGSSNGSGTATAASLAAFGLGEETWSSGRAPASNNALTAYTPSRGVISVRGNWPLVPTMDVVVPHTRSIADMLVLLDVIVADDAEARGDFWRVQPWVDIPKVSTLRPASYTALPLQGALKGKRLGVPKMYIGKDDGADRPIETRASVLELWRQAARDLEALGAEVVEVDFPVVSNYERDRPGARSMVDRGLVPPEFAEREIWDLSIWSWDDFLRANADPAIPDLASVDGAKIFPQPPGALRDRYGEADFDLAQYVERAKRGVARLEDIPAIGEGLKGLEATRRVDFEEWLDANRLDAVVLPAVADVGPADADVNEASARLAWRNGTWVANGNLVWRHLGIPTVTVPMGAMADIGMPVGLTFAGKAYDDTALLMIAGDYERATKRRTAPPRTPALADDVFAAGSGVRRGASDAPFALKLTAETVPAGDTDEITIALEIERAEPETVVKVYVNGEPVIMRAGGNRYTGRIVVPAATHQGFHSVWRGSYGSIVTAIAKSPDGRAAGAYVVTGGIG, from the coding sequence ATGCCCACCCTCCACCTCGTCGAAGCCTCGATCGCCGACCTGCGCCGCGCGCTGGAGGACGGCACCGTCACCAATGTCGAGCTGGTCGCGGCCTATCTCAGGCGTATCGCCCATTACGACCGTCACGGCATCGCGCTGAACGCCGTGCCTGTCCTCAACCCGGACATGTTCGCGGAGGCGGAAGCATCCGATCGGCGCCGCCGCGCGGGCGAGGCGCTCGGACCGCTCGACGGCATCCCCTACACCGCCAAGGACAGTTACAAGGCGAAGGGCCTGACGGTGGCCGCCGGCTCGCCGGCCTTCGAGCATCTCGTCGCCACGGAGGACGCCTTCACCATCGCCCAACTGCGCGCCGCGGGCGCGGTGCTGATCGGCCTCACCAACATGCCGCCGATGGCCAATGGCGGCATGCAGCGCGGCGTCTATGGCCGCGCCGAGAGCCCGTATAACAAGGATTTCCTCACCGCCGCCTTCGCCTCCGGCTCGTCCAACGGCTCGGGCACCGCGACCGCCGCCAGCCTCGCCGCTTTCGGGCTCGGCGAGGAAACCTGGTCGTCCGGCCGCGCGCCCGCCTCCAACAATGCGCTCACCGCCTACACGCCCTCGCGCGGCGTGATCTCGGTGCGCGGCAACTGGCCCCTGGTGCCGACCATGGATGTGGTGGTGCCGCATACGCGCAGCATCGCCGACATGCTGGTGCTGCTCGACGTGATCGTCGCCGACGATGCCGAGGCGCGCGGCGATTTCTGGCGCGTCCAGCCCTGGGTGGATATCCCGAAAGTCTCGACGCTGCGGCCGGCGAGCTACACCGCCCTTCCGTTGCAAGGCGCGCTAAAGGGCAAGCGGCTGGGCGTGCCCAAAATGTATATCGGCAAGGATGACGGCGCCGACAGGCCGATCGAGACGCGCGCCTCGGTGCTGGAGCTTTGGCGGCAGGCGGCGCGCGACCTGGAAGCGCTCGGCGCCGAAGTGGTCGAGGTCGATTTCCCCGTCGTCTCCAACTACGAGCGCGATCGTCCCGGCGCCCGCTCCATGGTCGACCGTGGGCTGGTGCCGCCGGAATTCGCCGAGCGCGAGATCTGGGACCTGTCGATCTGGTCGTGGGACGATTTCCTGCGCGCCAATGCCGACCCGGCCATCCCCGATCTTGCTTCGGTCGACGGCGCAAAGATCTTCCCGCAGCCGCCGGGCGCGTTGCGCGACCGTTACGGCGAGGCCGATTTCGATCTGGCGCAGTATGTCGAGCGGGCGAAGCGGGGCGTGGCGCGACTGGAAGATATCCCAGCCATCGGGGAAGGCCTGAAAGGCCTCGAGGCAACGCGCCGCGTCGACTTCGAGGAGTGGCTCGATGCCAACCGCCTCGATGCCGTGGTGCTGCCGGCGGTGGCCGATGTCGGGCCGGCCGATGCCGACGTGAACGAGGCCTCCGCCCGGCTCGCCTGGCGCAACGGCACCTGGGTCGCCAATGGCAATCTTGTCTGGCGGCATCTGGGCATCCCAACGGTGACGGTGCCGATGGGCGCCATGGCCGATATCGGCATGCCGGTGGGCCTGACCTTCGCCGGCAAGGCCTATGACGACACGGCGCTGCTGATGATTGCCGGCGACTATGAGCGCGCCACCAAGCGCCGCACCGCCCCGCCGCGCACGCCCGCGCTTGCCGATGATGTGTTTGCGGCGGGCAGCGGTGTGAGGAGGGGCGCTAGCGACGCGCCGTTTGCCCTGAAGCTGACTGCCGAAACGGTCCCCGCCGGTGACACCGACGAGATCACGATCGCGCTGGAGATCGAGCGGGCGGAGCCGGAAACGGTCGTGAAAGTCTACGTCAACGGCGAGCCGGTGATCATGCGGGCCGGCGGGAACCGCTACACCGGCCGGATCGTGGTGCCCGCCGCGACGCATCAAGGTTTCCACAGCGTCTGGCGGGGTTCATATGGCTCGATCGTCACGGCCATTGCGAAGTCGCCGGATGGCCGCGCTGCCGGCGCGTATGTTGTGACGGGCGGGATTGGGTAG
- a CDS encoding isochorismatase family protein codes for MPNAAPSAAAPLIVIDLQTGMFDGRFDPPIHDADSIAERSRTLIDWARRSGRKVAFIRHDGPEGDPLAPGASGWPVWPLLGQAADEPTFGKKIGNAFSNPELAEWVAGQGAKDVLLIGAQTDFCVAATVKGALAEGLGVTVVSDAHSTLDSLEEKAPDIIARHNEAFAGQGARLTTTAELTEG; via the coding sequence ATGCCGAACGCCGCTCCCTCCGCCGCCGCGCCGCTCATCGTCATCGACCTGCAGACCGGCATGTTCGACGGTCGTTTCGACCCGCCGATCCATGACGCCGACTCCATCGCCGAGCGCTCGCGCACGCTGATCGACTGGGCGCGGCGCTCCGGCCGCAAGGTGGCGTTCATCCGCCATGACGGGCCGGAGGGCGATCCGCTCGCGCCGGGCGCCTCCGGCTGGCCGGTCTGGCCGCTGCTCGGCCAGGCGGCCGACGAGCCGACCTTCGGCAAGAAAATCGGCAACGCCTTCTCCAACCCCGAACTCGCCGAATGGGTGGCGGGGCAGGGCGCGAAGGACGTCTTGCTCATCGGCGCACAGACCGATTTCTGCGTCGCCGCAACCGTCAAGGGCGCCTTGGCCGAGGGCTTGGGCGTCACGGTGGTCTCCGACGCGCATTCGACTCTGGATTCGCTCGAGGAGAAAGCGCCCGACATCATCGCCCGCCACAATGAGGCCTTTGCCGGCCAGGGCGCGCGCTTGACGACGACGGCGGAGTTGACGGAAGGCTGA
- a CDS encoding Ku protein: protein MAPRASWKGYLKLSLVSCPVRLYPATSASERISFNQLHKKTHNRINMKPVDPELGLVERSDLVRGYEYEDKQYIIIDDADLDAVRIESNHTMNIEAFVDEGEVDVIYQDSPYYLAPDGAMAEETFAVLREAMRKSGKLAIARLVLSSRERVVTIGARKNGMFVCTLRNPNEVRGTAEYFGNIPAGKPDPEMLELAMALIKQKQTHFDPKNYEDRYEVALMAMIREKLKGHKPIIAAAPERGNVINLMDALKASLSQQAKPPAKSKSKAEEAPAKPASKTAAGGAPENPLKANLLKAVGKSKK from the coding sequence ATGGCGCCCAGGGCAAGTTGGAAAGGTTACCTCAAGCTCAGCCTCGTCAGCTGTCCGGTCCGGCTTTACCCGGCCACCAGCGCGAGCGAGCGCATCTCGTTCAATCAGCTGCATAAGAAGACGCACAACCGCATCAACATGAAGCCGGTAGATCCCGAGCTTGGCCTGGTCGAGCGGTCGGATCTGGTGCGGGGCTACGAATATGAGGACAAGCAGTACATCATCATCGACGACGCCGATCTCGACGCGGTCCGGATCGAATCCAATCACACGATGAACATCGAGGCCTTCGTCGATGAGGGCGAGGTCGATGTCATTTACCAGGACTCGCCCTATTATCTCGCGCCCGACGGCGCCATGGCGGAAGAAACCTTCGCGGTGCTGCGCGAAGCCATGCGCAAATCCGGCAAGCTGGCGATTGCGCGGCTGGTCCTCTCCAGCCGCGAGCGCGTGGTGACCATCGGCGCGCGCAAGAACGGCATGTTCGTCTGTACCTTGAGGAACCCCAACGAAGTGCGCGGCACGGCTGAATATTTCGGCAACATCCCGGCCGGCAAGCCGGATCCGGAAATGCTGGAGCTTGCCATGGCGCTGATCAAGCAGAAGCAAACCCACTTCGATCCGAAGAACTATGAGGATCGCTACGAGGTGGCGCTGATGGCGATGATCCGCGAGAAGCTGAAGGGCCACAAGCCGATCATTGCGGCGGCGCCCGAGCGCGGCAATGTCATCAACCTCATGGATGCGCTGAAGGCCAGCCTGTCGCAGCAGGCCAAGCCCCCGGCCAAGTCGAAGAGCAAGGCCGAGGAAGCGCCCGCAAAGCCCGCCAGTAAGACGGCTGCCGGCGGTGCACCTGAGAACCCGCTGAAGGCGAACCTGTTGAAGGCCGTCGGCAAGAGCAAGAAGTGA